Proteins from a single region of Kwoniella newhampshirensis strain CBS 13917 chromosome 10 map unlocalized Ctg15, whole genome shotgun sequence:
- a CDS encoding DNA polymerase epsilon subunit B, with translation MVNQMRAAIVKVFSTKHSLTLPAAALNYIEQVLQENEIPEDEWIVGLEFWAREYLKGEDSSSLVSLPALKKAYESLQLGTTEDSQTADPSEINVESHFSVIDSFDMPPVHFDPVRGGFAASKTKPSVAGSAAARSAFLRERWGIIKEIILRNENFTPPAIGGHDRSNYLKLTSIRNLLGRAGQLFLLFGMLARDPEGRLCLEDGEGRVVLDMQDAVPGEGLFTEGCMVLVEGEYTLDETIRVLAMGHPPSEKRDVARGLHGHVDFLGGGAMSLKEEQKYIPTILANTQVSFVILSDVWLDHPRCLPALRRLFEGYAEAVEYRPMVFVLCGNFCQKGWEGEGGLKRYTNGFNALTDLLLSFPLLLSCHFIFVPGPLDPWSSTTLPRPAIPPAFSSRLTQRIPRARFVSNPCRLRYFGMEVVICREDLMGKMVRNLVGVKKDEGEVDMKRYLVQTILDQTHLSPLPISIRPTLWEYDHSLRLYPMPSAVILADKYERYELTYEGCHVFNPGRFVGSGGEGGGEFEWSMYYPATGRSERSALTLDQ, from the exons ATGGTCAATCAGATGAGAGCGGCGATTGTCAAG GTGTTTTCGACAAAACACTCGTTGACATTGCCTGCCGCTGCTTTGAATTACATAGAGCAAGTCTTacaggag AACGAGATTCCGGAAGATGAATGGATCGTGGGATTGGAATTCTGGGCGAGGGAATACCtgaaaggagaag ATTCGTCTTCCCTTGTCTCCCTGCCTGCGTTGAAGAAAGCCTACGAGAGCTTACAGCTTGGA ACCACTGAAGACTCGCAAACTGCTGATCCATCCGAAATCAACGTCGAATCCCATTTCTCCGTGATCGATTCATTCGACATGCCTCCGGTCCACTTCGATCCTGTCAGGGGCGGTTTCGCAGC CTCGAAAACGAAGCCTTCTGTGGCGGGCTCAGCTGCTGCTAGATCTGCATTCTTGCGAGAACGATGGGGCATTATCAAAGAG ATCATTCTCAGAAACGAGAATTTTACACCACCGGCGATAGGAGGACACGATCGGTCAAATTATCTAAAACTCACATCTATCCGGAATCTTCTGGGTCGAGCAGGTCAGCTGTTTTTGTTATTTGGAATGCTAGCAAGAGATCCAGAAGGAAGATTATGTCtcgaagatggggaaggaagagtggTCCTGGATATGCAGGATGCG GTACCAGGAGAAGGCTTGTTTACGGAAGGGTGTATGGTTCTAGTTGAAGGAGAGTATACTTTGGACGAAACGATAAGAGTCTTGGCGATGGGACATCCGCCAAGCGAGAAGCGGGATGTGGCCAG AGGATTACATGGACATGTGGATTTCCTAGGTGGAGGTGCGATGTCgctcaaggaggag CAAAAATACATCCCTACTATCCTAGCCAATACTCAAGTCTCCTTTGTTATCCTCTCAGACGTATGGCTTGACCACCCACGATGTTTGCCAGCGCTTAGGCGACTCTTCGAAGGTTATGCTGAGGCGGTGGAATATCGGCCGATGGTATTTGTGCTGTGTGGAAATTTCTGCCAGAAAGGATGGGAAGGCGAAGGCGGTCTGAAACGATATACCA aCGGCTTCAACGCTTTGACCGATCTGCTTCTTTCATTCCCCTTACTCCTGTCCTGCCatttcatcttcgtcccaGGCCCATTAGATCCGTGGTCGTCAACaactcttcctcgacccGCTATACCGCCAGccttttcttctcgattgaCACAACGGATACCGAGAGCGAGATTCGTATCTAATCCTTGCAGATTGCGGTACTTTGGAATGGAGGTCGTAATATGTAGGGAGGATCTGATGGGGAAAATGGTGAGAAACCTGGTCGGAGTGAAgaaagatgaaggagaggtggacATGAAGAGATAT ctcgtccaaACGATTCTTGATCAAAcacatctctctccacttCCAATATCAATTCGACCTACTCTGTGGGAATACGATCATTCCCTCCGCTTGTATCCTATGCCCTCCGCCGTCATCCTTGCAGACAAGTACGAAAGATACGAGTTGACCTATGAAGGATGCCATGTGTTCAATCCTGGCAGATTCGTAGGGAGCGGCGGtgagggtggaggagagttCGAGTGGAGCATGTATTATCCTGCGacaggaagaagtgagcgaag TGCATTGACTCTGGATCAGTAA
- a CDS encoding 40S ribosomal uS19 domain-containing protein, giving the protein MVSDHLYQADEGEACKRARMRTREHKKKKKAEYTTGEEAAAKKASRSFKKYQYRGVELDQLLDLSNEDFIELVHARARRRFQRGLKRRPMGLIKKLRQSKKDAGANEKPAMVKTHLRDMIIVPEMIGSVVGVYNGKTFTTVEVKPEMTGHYLGEFSITYKPVGHSRGANMKDSRFVPLK; this is encoded by the exons ATGGTAAGTGATCATCTTTATCAGGccgatgaaggagaagccTGCAAACGAGCTCGGATGAGAACAAGGGAacacaagaagaagaaaaag GCCGAATACACTACTGGCGAGGAAGCTGCCGCTAAGAAGGCCTCCAGGTCTTTCAAGAAGTACCAATACCGAGGTGTTGAGCTCGACCAATTGCTCGATCTCAGCAACGAGGACTTCATCGAG CTCGTCCACGCTCGTGCTCGAAGGAGGTTCCAGCGAGGTCTCAAGCGACGACCTATGGGTCTCATCAAGAAGCTCCGACAATCCAAGAAGGATGCCGGTGCCAACGAGAAGCCCGCCATGGTCAAGACTCACTTGCGAGACATGATCATTGTTCCTGAGATGATTGGTTCGGTTGTCGGTGTTTAC AACGGCAAGACCTTCACCACCGTTGAGGTCAAGCCCGAGATGACTGGTCACTACCTCGGTGAATTCTC TATCACCTACAAGCCCGTCGGTCACTCTCGAGGTGCCAACATGAAGGACTCTCGATTTGTTCCCCTCAAGTAA